The DNA window TCACTCTGTTCGCGTGGATGATCGCACTCGCACCGGCCTCGTGTACTCAGAGCTTTCTGGGCTTCGCGTACCGGCCGTTGTCCTCGCCATGGAGCGTGGAATTCCACAAGATCGTGGCGTCGCTCGCGCTACCGTTCGGGCCACGGCCTTCCCTCTGACATTGGTGACAACGTCTTACCAATCTCGTTGTCCGGCAGGAGTTTTGGGTCGACCGCTGGACTGATGAATCCGAGGCTGACGAGGTCGGCGATGTCGCGGGCCAGCCGCGCCCGGTCCTCAGGACTCAGCGCGCTCATCCAGGACCATCCGCTTCGGTGTCCACCAAGGCTTGTCGGCTCGTCGCCGGGTGCGGGCAGGGACTGCAACTAGAGAGAAGAGATCGAGCCGATGACTTCATTCGTGGTCACAATGGCATCAGCGTAGTTTGGGATATTGATGTCGATAGCGGCGTGCATTTCCTCATCCGAGTAACTTGCGGTAGCGTCTTTTACCATTGTGACTCCGTAGCCGAGCTCCGCGGCAAAGCGAATGGTTGATTCTATGCAGGTATTGGCTTTGAGTCCGATGACGATGACTTCATGAATGCTATGTTTTTTGAGCTGCACATCCAAATCTGTGTTGGCGAATCCGCTGGAACACCAATGCTCGAGTGCCACGATATCGCCCGGTCGAGGTTGGAATTCGCGGCGGATCTCGCCACCCCACGTGCCGTTTTCGAAGGTCTTTCGCCGCCAAGCCGCCTGCTGCGTGGGGGCGATGTACTTCCAGGTCTCGTAATCTCCGGGCCGGTATCTATGATGCAGCGCATAGAAAACACGAAGTTCCGCCTCGCGTGCAGCATTCAGGACTTGTAACATATGAGGAACGCAATTATTTGCTTCCGCAACATCTCGCACCCGATCCCACAATTTTCCGCCCTCGGAAATGAAATCATTGTACGGATCGATCACCAGAAGTGCAGTGCTCTCCTGGTCATATGTCACTTTTGCCATGCTCTTTCTCCAATCTATAAGGTCTGCTATGCAAGCCCTCGATGGAGCGGTGTGGTCGTGGCGAGTCCGGTGCCGAAGATGATCGAGTAATGCGAGCCAGGAGGGAAGTGAAGCTACGGTCACGCCGGGGACAGATTTTCGCGGTCCGTGAACAATACTGACGGCGATGTAGCGAATTTCTCGCTACCATATAACACGGTGGATCTGGGGTCGGCCAGTGTGTTCGACGGGTGCACCGCCGCGCTGTAGCGCGGCGGTGCACGACCGATGAAACGCCAGCACGGACGGGAGGCGAAGTGTCTACCTATCGCGCGTTCGAGGTAACTGGTGAGCGGCAGTTCCGGCAGGTCGAACGGGAGAGCAGGGAACCGCTGCCTGGTGCGGCGCGGCTGCGGGTACAGGCCTGCGGCGTTTGCCACACCGACGTCAATGCCGTGGAAGGCCTGCGCGCCGACGCGTCGAAACCTCTTGTTCCGGGTCACGAAATCGTCGGCGTCGTCGACGCCGTCGGGCCGGGAGTGACCGCTTGGCGGATCGGCGATCGGGTCGGTGTGGGCTTCCTCAACGGCCCCTGCTACGCGTGTGAGCCGTGCCGCCGCGGCGACTTCGTCAACTGTGCCGATCAGCCGCTGACCGGTACCACCATCGACGGTGGATACGCCGAGGTTGCCTATGCGCGCGCCAGCGGTCTTGTCCGCATCCCCGACAACATGGAGCCGCTCGATGTCGCGCCGCTGCTGTGCGCCGGGCTCACGGTGTACAGCGCGTTGCTGCGTGCAGGCGCCCGGCCTGGCGCCCTGGTCGCCATCCAGGGCATCGGCGGACTGGGCCACCTCGGCATTCAATACGCCGCCACGCTCGGGTACCGAGTCGCGGCCATCGCGCGCGGCAGCGCGAAAGCCGGTCTTGCCACCCAGCTCGGCGCGGACCATTACATCGACAGCGTGGCGACCGATCCCGCCGCCGCGCTGCGCGGCCTCGGCGGCGCGGCAGCCATCGTCGCGACCGCGGCCAACGGTGCTTCGATGTCGCCGCTGGTTGCCGGGTTGGCCCCCAACGGGCGCATGGTCGTTGTCGGCGCAGGCCCGGAGCCCATCGAGACTCCGACCGCAGACCTTATTTTCGGCACCCGCTCCATCGTCGGCTCGCTCACCGGCAGCTCCATCGAGAACGAGGACAACCTTCAGTTGGCGCACCGCCGCGGCATCCGCTCCATGAACGAGGTCATGCCGCTCTCGGAGGCACCGAGGGCGTACGAGCGCATGCTGTCCGGCCAGGCCCGCTTTCGCGTTGTCCTCGACACTCGGGCCTGACACGTTCCGCAGCTGCGCTGCACCCCGATTACCGCGCCAACCTTCCTTGATGAGGCACTACCGGCTCACGCCTGTTTCGACGCGAGCTCGATCACGGTGATGTCGGACGGGGCGCCGACACGGACTGGAGGTCCCCATGCGCCCGCGCCACGGGTGACGTAGAGCTGGGTGTCGCCGTAGCGTTCCAGGCCTGCGACGGTCGGACTGGCAAGGCCCGCAAGGTAATTGCCCGGCCATAACTGACCGCCGTGGGTGTGGCCGGACAGTTGCAGATCGACGCCGAACTCGACCGCGTCGTGGATCTGCACGGGCTGGTGCGCCAGCAGTATCGCGGTACGCGCGAGATCACGGTCTCCGAGCGCCGCGGCGAAATTCGGCCCCTGCCCGAGCCGTACACCCTGAAGATCGTTGACGCCCGCGAGGTCGAAATGTGGCAGTTCGGTGTGGCTGTTCGCCAGCAGATGCAGTCCGAGTTCTTGCACATGCTCGATCCACTGCTCGGCGCCGGAGAAGTATTCGTGGTTGCCGGTGACGAAGTAGGCACCGTGACGGGCGTGTAGCCGCGACAGCGGTTCGACCGCTGAGCGCAGGTGTTCGACGCTGCCGTCGACCAGATCACCCACCACGGCAATGAGATCCGGCTGGGTGCCGTTGATCGTCTCGACCACCCGCTCGGCGAACCCGCGGCCCAGAATCGGACCGAGATGAATATCGCTGACCACGGCGATCCGGAATCCGTGTGCGGCGCGCGGCAGACTGGCCAGCGGCACCGTCAACTGCTTCACCCGCGGGCCGGTCAACACTCCATAGGTGCCATGGCCGACTGTGGTCACCGCCGCCAGTGCCGCCGCACCGCTCACCGCACGAGAAACGAAGAGCCGCCGCGAAACCGGCGCGGGCTGTTGCCGCTGCTCCTGTTCCCGCGTCGCGGCGTCGGATACTTCGGTCGCGGGAACCAGTACGTCCTCGGGGACCATCGTCGCGGGACTGTTCGCGCGGGCGATCCATCGTCGGAAAAGCGGCCGGACCAGCTCACCCACCAGCAGCCACAGCACGAGATAGATCAACAGCGCGCCCCACATGAAGCCGGGCCAGGCGATGATCTGGATGATCAGGAACGGAATCCCAGCCGATTCGGCCACGAACGCACCGATCAACAGCACCGGCCCCGCGAAGACCACCCCGGTACCCACTCGACGGGCGATCGACCCCGGAGCCGTCGTATCCCGCACGAGCCGCCGCCACAGATACCAATGCAGCCCGCCGAACGCCCCCACAACGACGAGTCCCCCGACAACAAACCCCACGGCAACAAGCACCACCACGGCATCACCCTATGTCGAGTCGAAGTTCCACACGCCTGCCTCGCGTGAGATGGCATCGAGCGATCGTCCCGATGTATACCGCTACCGCCCAGCCGATCTCATCCTCTGTCATCGACCAGGCATCGCGTCGCGGCGCCATCCTCGGTTGAACTGCTGCCCGCCGTCCGTCTGAGCCTGCCCAGCCGCATGAATTCCGTGGTGGACCAGCGCTGCGCTGGCATTCGGTCTCCACTGTGTTCAGGAAAACTCTGGTTCCTCCATCCGTGGACCTATGGGGCTGGCAGAGAGCTACAGATCAGACGCAGAGCCAGTTCCGTTCTGATGCTGGGGATCCCACGAGCCAAACTATTGAGACGGTGCACGGTCCGCGGCAGCGTTCGGCTGCTGCGGACCGCACACGACGCCACGCACGGGACCGACGAACATAGGTGGCGTTTGGTTCAGCGTGCGGTGGCGGTCAGCACTGTAGGTCCACATCAGGGGCATTCGCGGCGAAGGATACGTGCACGTGGTCGTAGTGATTTGCGGTCGGGCTCCCATTGTCTTCCATGTACGACCAGCCGTTGCCGTCGTTGTATCGCTGCTGCCAGATCACGTAGGTCACACCGAAACGCTGCTGATTGGCCAGCACGAATTCGGCGATCGCATCGCCGTGTGCGGAATCAGATGTCATCAAATCGACTGCCAGGCCGGCGCCGTGATCGTCGTTGCCACGGCCCAAAGCACCGCCGATGTCGGTGATCCCGAACATCTTTCCGAGGAAGTGGCCCACCTGTGCCACATGCGGTCGGGTGCCGGCGAGTTCGGTCGAACACGGGACGCGTAGGTGTTTGATGTATTCCTCGTCCGACGGTCGTAGTTGCTCGGCCGCAGCTGCCGGTGCCGGCCGTACCGTCGACGGCGCGGCGGCAGGGGCTGCTTGGACCGCGGCATGCTGAGCGGTCGGGCTCGCCACCCACAGCACGACTGCGACAATGGCAGCGATGCCACACGCAGCCACAACCACAGCTAGCGGAGTGCGCTTGCGGCCTACCGGACGTTTGCGGTGTTGACCAGGCATAATGTTGATTACTGGCTATCGTTGGGGACACGTCACCGATACATTACGAAATGATCTCGGAAATGTCACGCAGACGGAGCGGACCCTGCGACCAGCTGTACTGCGCCGACCTCGCATCCGTCAGGCGGCGTCGAGGGCCGCGGTGATCTTGCGGGCCATCGCCAGACGGTTGACGATGTTCGACTTCGAGTGCGCCGCAAGGTTTGTGCGGGCGATGCCGGGGTGGGCGAGCACCGAGCGGACCGGACTGGCGGCGGCCGTCAATGGCTGGGCACGGAAACCTTTCCTGCCAGCGCACCCTGACAAAGGCTGGGCATCCACCCGCCCGGCAGCTGACCGAGGAGTCCGTCCGACCATAGCGGCAGTGGTGTTTCGATCACGGCATTCGGCTCGGCACCATGTGCGGCTCACCGGTGGCGGACATCGGTGTCTCGTTGGGGCGAGCTGGTGGAACGAACGTGGTCGGCCGAATCTGGGGTTTCGAGAAGCCTTTTCGGATGCATGCCGTCGACAGCGCCCATGAATGGCGGGTGGATGCTGTAGCCGAGCATACGGCGGATGTCTTCGGAGACTGTTCGTGCCGTGTTTCGGCTGGTCGACAGTGTGTACGGTTCCTGGGGCCGCAACCAGGGCTCGCAATACTGTGCGGTCACGGCGAGCCGCGGAGTTGTCGTATCGTTCGCGCCGCCACCGTGCCAGAGCGTTCCGAGATAGAACACACACGAGCCCGCGGGCATCTGTGTGACTACCCGGGCATCGGATTCGGCCGGCTGGCGCGCGGAATCCCACTGGTGGCTGCCGGGCAATATCACTGTGCCGCCATTGATATCGGTGAACGGGTCTATTGCCCACATCGTCGCGGCGCTCAGTGGGGGGCGGGGTCTCGGTATCGGATAGAAGCCATCGTCGTGGTGCAGCAGTTGTGCCTGCTCACCGGGGAGGATATTGATCACTTGGAGTTGTGAGAGCAGGTAGTTCGGGAAGAACAGCCGGTCGAGCAGCGCCAGAACGCGAGGATGGTCGAGCAGTCGGTCGCAGGCACGAGTCTTCTCGAGCAGGCTGTACACCCGCTGGGTCCGCTTGCCTTCGAATGTATTACGACCGGTTCGGCCGAGCAGGGCCGTAGTCGCCACGCGTATGCGTTCGCATTCCTCGGGTGTGATCAGGTTCGGCAGAATGGCGTACCCGTCGCGGTCGAGGGCGTTCATATCGGCATCGACCACCGTGGAGTCGACGGTCGCTCCGGCGCTGGCGGTAGCTCGGTGGCGTCCGGCCAGATCGACACGCAGATCGTCCAGCTCGGTAATGATGTCGTCGGCATGCGGCGCATGTTCTCGGTCCATCACTGGCTCCTCGCAGGTCCTCGCGGGTATGGGGGTAATCCTAGCGCCGACCGGACAGGTCGGTCACCGGTGCCGCGGCGACGAAATACCAACTACACCACCATGACTCCGCGTTCGACGGTGTGCGCGTCGCCTGAGTATGTGACGGCGCCCAGCCGTGACGGTGGCGGCCCGCACCCACCCCTCCTACTCCGGCCGTTCAACGGTCCTCGGTTTCATCACCTGACATACCGGCTTCCTGACCGACCATCCGAGCGAGTTGGGCCTGTCTCCCCTGGATGGAGACTCGAGCCGACGCTCCCAGAGCGCCACGAAATCGGGCTGGCGTACTAGCACGACAGTTGTATTTCGTTGTGTCACAGTCGTTGTCGATGGTATCTGGTTTGTCGGACGCGGGTTTGGTGGCGTCGGCGCCAGCGGGAGGC is part of the Nocardia sp. NBC_00565 genome and encodes:
- a CDS encoding isochorismatase family cysteine hydrolase; amino-acid sequence: MAKVTYDQESTALLVIDPYNDFISEGGKLWDRVRDVAEANNCVPHMLQVLNAAREAELRVFYALHHRYRPGDYETWKYIAPTQQAAWRRKTFENGTWGGEIRREFQPRPGDIVALEHWCSSGFANTDLDVQLKKHSIHEVIVIGLKANTCIESTIRFAAELGYGVTMVKDATASYSDEEMHAAIDINIPNYADAIVTTNEVIGSISSL
- a CDS encoding alcohol dehydrogenase catalytic domain-containing protein, with product MSTYRAFEVTGERQFRQVERESREPLPGAARLRVQACGVCHTDVNAVEGLRADASKPLVPGHEIVGVVDAVGPGVTAWRIGDRVGVGFLNGPCYACEPCRRGDFVNCADQPLTGTTIDGGYAEVAYARASGLVRIPDNMEPLDVAPLLCAGLTVYSALLRAGARPGALVAIQGIGGLGHLGIQYAATLGYRVAAIARGSAKAGLATQLGADHYIDSVATDPAAALRGLGGAAAIVATAANGASMSPLVAGLAPNGRMVVVGAGPEPIETPTADLIFGTRSIVGSLTGSSIENEDNLQLAHRRGIRSMNEVMPLSEAPRAYERMLSGQARFRVVLDTRA
- a CDS encoding metallophosphoesterase, coding for MVVLVAVGFVVGGLVVVGAFGGLHWYLWRRLVRDTTAPGSIARRVGTGVVFAGPVLLIGAFVAESAGIPFLIIQIIAWPGFMWGALLIYLVLWLLVGELVRPLFRRWIARANSPATMVPEDVLVPATEVSDAATREQEQRQQPAPVSRRLFVSRAVSGAAALAAVTTVGHGTYGVLTGPRVKQLTVPLASLPRAAHGFRIAVVSDIHLGPILGRGFAERVVETINGTQPDLIAVVGDLVDGSVEHLRSAVEPLSRLHARHGAYFVTGNHEYFSGAEQWIEHVQELGLHLLANSHTELPHFDLAGVNDLQGVRLGQGPNFAAALGDRDLARTAILLAHQPVQIHDAVEFGVDLQLSGHTHGGQLWPGNYLAGLASPTVAGLERYGDTQLYVTRGAGAWGPPVRVGAPSDITVIELASKQA
- a CDS encoding phytanoyl-CoA dioxygenase family protein, coding for MDREHAPHADDIITELDDLRVDLAGRHRATASAGATVDSTVVDADMNALDRDGYAILPNLITPEECERIRVATTALLGRTGRNTFEGKRTQRVYSLLEKTRACDRLLDHPRVLALLDRLFFPNYLLSQLQVINILPGEQAQLLHHDDGFYPIPRPRPPLSAATMWAIDPFTDINGGTVILPGSHQWDSARQPAESDARVVTQMPAGSCVFYLGTLWHGGGANDTTTPRLAVTAQYCEPWLRPQEPYTLSTSRNTARTVSEDIRRMLGYSIHPPFMGAVDGMHPKRLLETPDSADHVRSTSSPQRDTDVRHR